A stretch of the Capsicum annuum cultivar UCD-10X-F1 chromosome 10, UCD10Xv1.1, whole genome shotgun sequence genome encodes the following:
- the LOC124888027 gene encoding uncharacterized protein LOC124888027: MFGGTVTHEFLKSKLEALWKLPKLLCLIDLWYEFFTAKFKHRESHDIVLQKRPWFVEGSFISIRRWEPNFVPSISKINFIVIWIRLPQLPTEFFDLGILERIGRKIGKLLKVNACTSSLICGQYARICVQMELGKSVKTSITVGNHKQILVYEGEKNLCRLYGCLGHTTHSCPEKTQDQISASSSTYLTSIMSEVSVQEWQTVQFPQRKNQHRLVTPIKEIVIYMRKNGNPLFNLYLYD; the protein is encoded by the coding sequence ATGTTTGGGGGGACGGTTACCCATGAATTTCTAAAATCCAAGCTGGAGGCCTTGTGGAAATTACCAAAACTTCTATGTCTCATCGATCTATGGTATGAATTCTTCACCGCTAAATTCAAACATCGCGAGAGTCACGATATAGTATTACAGAAGAGGCCATGGTTTGTGGAAGGAAGCTTTATCTCTATCAGGCGATGGGAACCCAATTTTGTTCCCAGCATAtccaaaatcaattttatagTAATCTGGATACGATTACCTCAATTACCCACAGAGTTCTTTGATCTTGGGATCTTAGAGAGGATAGGAAGAAAAATTGGGAAACTATTGAAAGTCAATGCATGCACCTCCTCTTTGATTTGTGGTCAGTATGCTAGGATCTGCGTTCAAATGGAGTTAGGAAAATCAGTCAAAACCTCAATCACAGTAGGGAATCATAAACAAATCCTGGTCTATGAAGGGGAGAAAAATTTATGCAGGCTCTATGGTTGTCTAGGTCATACAACTCACTCTTGCCCGGAGAAAACACAAGATCAAATTTCGGCATCTTCCTCGACATATCTTACCTCCATAATGTCTGAGGTATCAGTCCAAGAATGGCAGACAGTCCAATTCCCTCAGAGAAAAAATCAACATCGTCTGGTAACTCCTATCAAAG